The genomic window CCTGCGTGACAGCAAGGCCCCGGCCGCCGGTCACCTGACGCTGACCCCCGCCACGTTCGCCGCCCTGCTCACCGAAGCGAAGCGCAACGACCTCAACCTCTGACCACCCCCGAGCAACACCCCCCGAACCCCGGCCACGGCCGGGGTTCGTCTTTTGCCCGCCCCCTCCAAAAAAACCCGTTGGCGCCCTCCGGCGGGCGCTGCTACCTTGCCGGAGGCCGTGCAAGAGACCGAGGAGGTGGTACCCGTGAACCGAGCAACGACATGGGTGCTCCCCTCTGGGGTCACGGTCGGGCGATAGGTCGTCCGGGAGCGCCGAAAAGAGCACTCCCGAAAGGCACGACCATGCACTTCACCGCTGAACAGCGCCACGACGGCGTCCGTGAACGCGAGTTCACCCTGGGCGAGATCCCCGGCATCCTCTGGACCCCGGACGCCCCGTCCGAGCCCGTCCCGCTGATCCTGATGGGCCACTCCAGCGACCTGACCCGAATGCGCCCCCGCCTGACGGCCCGCGCCGAGGCCACGGTCGCCCAAGGCTTCGCGGCGGCCACCATCGAACTCCCGGGAAACGGCACCCGCCCGCGCATCCCCGCCTTCGACCAGGCCCGAGCGGACCTCCGCACCGCCCTGAAATCAGGCGCCAAGGTCACCGAAGACATCATCGACCGCCTGATCCTCCCGCTGATCGACCAAGCGGCCCCCGAATCCCGAGAAGCCCTGGACGCCCTCCAGTCCCTCCCCGAGATCGCCCCCCAGGCGGGCTACGCAGGCGGCATCACCGCCCTGGCAATCCGCCTGGCAACGATCGACCCGCGCATCAAAGCCGCCGTTCTCTTCGCCGGCAGCTACCTCCCCAGCACCACGTTCGAAGAGGCCCGCGCCCTGACGATCCCCGTCCACGTCCTCCTCCAGTGGGACGACGAAGGCAACGACCGCCAGGCGGCCCTGGACCTCTTCGACGCCCTCAACACCAAGGACAAGACCCTCCACGCCAACATGGGCGGCCACACGGGCGTCCCCGCCTTCGAGGCACCCGCCTCAAACGCCTTCTTCACCCGCCACCTGAAGTAACCCCAACGCCGCGCCCGGCCCACCCGACCGGGCGCGGCTCTCCCCCGCCCTGCTGTCGGCGGATCTCCGCATACTCCAGACATAAGCACCATCACGGTGGGTAGTTCAACGAATACCTACTGTCACTACGGTCCGGCCGGACGCAGAGCCGCGACCGCATCCATGCATGGGAGATCCGATGCCATCCGGCACCACGACGCGTAGCCGCGCGGCGGCCGTCGTCCTGCTGGCCGGTGCCCTGACCGGCCCCGTCCTCGGCGCGCCGTCCGCAGCCGCCGACTCCCGGGCGGCCCGCGAGGTCCGCCTGTACCAGGGCACCGCCCAGGAGATCGCCACGCTGAAAGTGGCGATCTGCGCCACCAAGAACACCGGCGACGCGACCAGCTTCACGGTCACGGCCCAGGCGCTGGAGAACGGCGAACAGCCGTCCAAGACCAACTGCCTGATCGTCCCGGTGCCCGCCCTCGGCGGCACCGCCCGCCAGGCCACCGGCACCGGCGCACGCGCCCGCCCCGCGGGCACCGACTACGGCGAACAGATCATCGCCGAAGTCGCCGTGC from Actinomadura rubteroloni includes these protein-coding regions:
- a CDS encoding dienelactone hydrolase family protein yields the protein MHFTAEQRHDGVREREFTLGEIPGILWTPDAPSEPVPLILMGHSSDLTRMRPRLTARAEATVAQGFAAATIELPGNGTRPRIPAFDQARADLRTALKSGAKVTEDIIDRLILPLIDQAAPESREALDALQSLPEIAPQAGYAGGITALAIRLATIDPRIKAAVLFAGSYLPSTTFEEARALTIPVHVLLQWDDEGNDRQAALDLFDALNTKDKTLHANMGGHTGVPAFEAPASNAFFTRHLK
- a CDS encoding DUF397 domain-containing protein → MTPQWRKSTRSGGNNGGMTECVEVAKLPHTVGLRDSKAPAAGHLTLTPATFAALLTEAKRNDLNL